One window of Larus michahellis chromosome 19, bLarMic1.1, whole genome shotgun sequence genomic DNA carries:
- the TMEM234 gene encoding transmembrane protein 234: MAAALRQESRPIASGSEGAADRKDVTVAMAPVGEAVALLLVAVLWGSTGPFLRTGAAGLEEVRRQGRLQQLLAEIRFLGLNYKYMVPFLLNQGGSLLFYLTLASADLSLAVPLCNSLALIVTLVTGRILGEDIGGERAVAGMLLTVLGVTLCVAGS, encoded by the exons ATGGCGGCAGCGTTGAGGCAAGAGAGCCGGCCGATCGCTTCCGGGTCAGAGGGTGCGGCGGACCGGAAAGACGTCACCGTCGCTATGGCGCCCGTGG GAGAGGCAGTGGCGTTGCTGCTGGTGGCCGTcctgtggggcagcacagggccATTCCTGCGGACAGGcgcagcggggctggaggaggtgcgGCGCCAGGGccgcctgcagcagctgctggccgAGATTCGCTTCCTGGGCCTCAACTACAAG TACATGGTGCCATTTCTGCTCAATCAAGGTGGATCTCTCCTCTTCTACCTCACCTTGGCATCCGCAG ATCTGTCCCTGGCAGTACCGCTCTGTAACTCCCTGGCTTTGATAGTTACACTGGTGACTGGGAGGATTCTGGGAGAGGACATCGGTGGTGAAA GGGCTGTGGCAGGAATGCTGCTCACCGTCCTAGGAGTCACGCTCTGTGTAGCTGGTTCATGA
- the EIF3I gene encoding eukaryotic translation initiation factor 3 subunit I, which translates to MKPILLQGHERSITQIKYNREGDLLFTVAKDPIVNVWYSVNGERLGTYNGHTGAVWCVDADWDTRHVLTGSADNSCRLWDCETGKQLALVKTSSAVRTCGFDFGGNIIMFSTDKQMGYQCFVSFFDLRDPSQIENNEPYMKIPCSDSKITSAVWGPLGEFIIAGHESGELNQFSAKSGEQLSNIKEHTKQINDIQTSRDMTMFITASKDNTAKLFDCTTLEHLKTFRTERPVNSAALSPIFDHVVLGGGQEAMDVTTTSTRIGKFEARFFHLAFEEEFGRVKGHFGPINSVAFHPDGKSYSSGGEDGYVRIHYFDPQYFEFEFEA; encoded by the exons ATG AAGCCGATCCTGCTGCAGGGCCATGAGCGTTCCATCACGCAGATCAAGTACAACCGGGAGGGTGACTTGCTTTTCACCGTGGCCAAGGATCCC ATTGTCAATGTTTGGTACTCGGTGAACGGAGAGAGGCTCGGCACCTACAACGGCCACACGGGAGCCGTCTGGTGCGTGGATGCAGACT GGGACACACGACATGTGCTCACTGGCTCTGCGGATAACAGCTGTCGGCTCTGGGACTGTGAAACGG GAAAGCAGCTCGCTCTGGTGAAGACCAGCTCAGCGGTGAGGACGTGTGGCTTTGACTTCGGAGGAAACATCATCATGTTTTCCACGGACAAGCAGATGGGATATCAGTGTTTTGTGAGCTTCTTTGACCTCCGGGACCCCAGCCAGATCG agAACAACGAGCCTTACATGAAAATCCCCTGCAGTGATTCTAAAATCACCAGTGCTGTGTGGGGCCCTCTGGGAGAGTTCATCATCGCCGGACATGAGAGCGGGGAGCTGAACCAGTTCAGTGCCAAG TCAGGGGAGCAGCTTTCAAACATCAAGGAGCACACCAAGCAAATCAACGATATTCAGACCTCCAGGGACATGACCATGTTCATCACTGCCTCCAAGGACAACACAGCCAAG CTATTTGATTGCACGACACTTGAGCATTTGAAGACGTTCCGGACAGAGCGACCGGTGAACTCTGCCGCACTCTCGCCCATTTTTGATCAT GTTGTGCTTGGTGGTGGGCAAGAGGCCATGGATGTGACCACAACCTCCACCAGGATCGGCAAGTTTGAGGCCAG GTTCTTCCACTTGGCTTTTGAAGAGGAGTTTGGCAGAGTGAAGGGTCACTTCGGTCCGATAAATAGCGTTGCGTTTCACCCCGACGGGAAGAG TTACAGCAGCGGCGGTGAGGATGGCTACGTTCGCATCCATTACTTTGATCCCCAGTATTTTGAGTTTGAATTTGAAGCTTAA